A stretch of Clostridium formicaceticum DNA encodes these proteins:
- a CDS encoding 2-hydroxyacid dehydrogenase has product MTKPKVYVTRLLPMEALNLLKQRCDVEMNCEPRDLSKEELLHKVKGYDALLVAGTKIDEEICAAIKSHCKILAGYGVGYDNIDVEAATKHGIYVTNNPGVVTDATADLAWALLLATARRIVECDRYVRAGGSDWGPTNLMGTQVSGKTIGIIGAGRIGTAMAQRAKGFNMNIIYTGSKAKPDFEKVTGGKYVDQETLLKEADFISIHVPFLPSTHHLISTNELKLMKNSAILVNTARGPIVDEKALVLALRDREIAGAGLDVFEREPLLEPGLADLDNVVLAPHVGTSTLDTRVVMGEGSARNIFAALDGKLPPNCVNPEVEGRIMKD; this is encoded by the coding sequence ATGACAAAACCAAAGGTATATGTGACACGACTTTTGCCAATGGAGGCATTAAACTTATTGAAGCAACGGTGCGATGTGGAGATGAACTGTGAGCCCAGAGATTTATCGAAAGAAGAGTTATTACATAAAGTTAAAGGCTATGATGCTTTATTGGTAGCAGGTACTAAGATTGATGAAGAGATTTGTGCAGCAATTAAGTCTCATTGTAAGATACTGGCTGGCTATGGAGTAGGCTATGACAATATAGATGTAGAGGCTGCCACGAAACATGGTATTTATGTCACCAATAATCCTGGTGTAGTTACTGATGCTACAGCAGACTTGGCCTGGGCATTGCTGCTGGCCACAGCTAGACGAATTGTTGAGTGTGATAGATATGTAAGGGCTGGAGGAAGTGACTGGGGTCCTACAAATCTAATGGGAACGCAAGTAAGTGGTAAAACAATTGGAATCATTGGGGCGGGGCGTATTGGTACCGCCATGGCTCAGCGTGCCAAAGGCTTCAATATGAACATTATTTATACTGGAAGTAAGGCAAAGCCTGATTTTGAAAAAGTAACGGGTGGCAAATACGTTGATCAGGAAACACTCCTAAAGGAAGCAGATTTTATATCGATTCATGTACCATTCCTTCCTTCTACCCATCATCTGATTAGCACCAATGAGTTAAAACTTATGAAAAATTCAGCAATACTGGTTAATACAGCTCGAGGGCCTATTGTTGATGAAAAAGCTTTGGTACTGGCATTGAGGGATAGAGAAATTGCAGGGGCAGGACTTGATGTTTTTGAGCGGGAACCTTTGCTGGAGCCGGGGTTAGCTGATCTTGATAATGTTGTTTTAGCGCCCCATGTTGGTACATCCACCTTAGATACAAGAGTAGTCATGGGGGAGGGGTCTGCAAGAAATATTTTTGCTGCTCTTGATGGTAAATTACCTCCAAATTGTGTAAATCCTGAAGTAGAGGGAAGGATTATGAAGGATTAA
- a CDS encoding S8 family serine peptidase has translation MYIYIPQEILQLLLFPDSFMVHGALLVAYDTSLIAKNSEKILGIQKWNNHSGNADEGEYIVGHHWGILGLVGSFLTKRFLCFPLIFRLISGKSNPCQWICDADGMARPMNFWDNAHAALFQFTDYIKVTAKNFDLENNQYNLFIEKLNNPDDENFQEQWGLLNYLNGLDINILPAWQYSKGNGFKIGIADTGTDDNHIDLKKNIDLTLAYNFIHNMKDVFPANENLSASSARAGHGTHVAGIIGAEANNGQGIAGIAPESTPIPLKVLGSRIPEYPVYNGAIASFVNSIQYAKDNDIRIMNCSFGGYAPAVSEQEAMLKAEEILFVIAAGNDGNDLSINPEYPACYYHDNSIVVAAVNANGELAIFSNYGGPTDIAAPGEKILSTYPQNNYTYKNGTSMAAPVVSAVAGLVWSDDLGLTPIEIKERLTADSNVTKLDSLKNKVLSDGVVNAFKVIVSNKTETSARSIKGIDRNIFGRDIKAKIKYYKDNTKNHEKTDKIIVKFADGVELVDFINNINQKNIFKKIKQVQHLELINAYVFEFSSVEEADKAVDVFNAYVEVVYAEPNYLRSQN, from the coding sequence GTGTACATTTATATTCCTCAAGAAATACTACAGTTGTTATTATTCCCAGACAGCTTTATGGTCCACGGGGCATTACTGGTAGCTTATGACACTAGCCTGATTGCTAAGAATTCCGAGAAAATACTAGGTATCCAAAAGTGGAATAATCATAGCGGAAATGCAGACGAAGGTGAATATATTGTTGGGCACCACTGGGGTATATTGGGTTTAGTTGGCTCTTTTCTCACCAAAAGGTTCCTATGCTTCCCACTGATCTTTCGGTTGATATCCGGTAAGTCTAACCCCTGTCAATGGATCTGCGATGCTGACGGAATGGCAAGACCAATGAACTTTTGGGATAATGCCCATGCTGCATTGTTTCAGTTTACAGATTATATTAAGGTTACTGCGAAAAATTTTGATTTAGAAAATAATCAATATAACTTGTTCATTGAAAAGCTAAACAACCCTGATGATGAGAACTTTCAAGAACAATGGGGATTGCTGAATTACTTAAATGGATTAGACATTAATATTCTTCCAGCATGGCAATACAGCAAAGGAAATGGCTTTAAAATAGGTATTGCAGATACCGGTACAGATGATAATCATATAGACTTGAAAAAGAATATTGATTTAACGCTGGCTTATAATTTTATTCATAATATGAAAGATGTTTTTCCTGCTAATGAGAACCTCTCTGCTTCATCAGCAAGAGCAGGCCACGGAACGCACGTTGCAGGAATTATAGGAGCTGAGGCAAATAATGGACAAGGCATAGCAGGAATTGCACCAGAATCCACCCCTATACCTTTAAAAGTTCTGGGAAGTAGAATACCAGAGTATCCGGTTTATAACGGTGCAATAGCATCTTTTGTCAATTCAATTCAGTATGCGAAAGATAATGATATTAGGATAATGAATTGCAGCTTTGGGGGTTATGCCCCAGCTGTTTCAGAACAAGAGGCAATGCTAAAAGCAGAAGAAATATTATTTGTAATAGCTGCTGGAAATGACGGAAACGATTTAAGTATCAATCCTGAATACCCTGCTTGTTATTATCATGACAATTCTATCGTTGTAGCAGCTGTTAACGCTAATGGAGAACTAGCCATATTTTCAAATTATGGTGGACCAACGGACATCGCTGCACCAGGAGAAAAAATATTGAGTACCTATCCTCAAAACAATTATACCTACAAGAATGGTACATCAATGGCAGCGCCAGTAGTATCAGCTGTTGCAGGATTAGTCTGGTCAGATGATTTAGGCTTAACACCCATAGAGATTAAGGAAAGATTAACTGCTGATAGTAACGTAACAAAATTGGACAGCTTGAAGAATAAGGTATTAAGCGACGGAGTTGTTAATGCTTTCAAAGTGATAGTTTCAAATAAAACCGAAACAAGTGCAAGAAGTATAAAAGGGATTGATAGAAATATATTTGGTCGGGATATTAAAGCAAAAATAAAATACTACAAAGACAATACAAAAAATCATGAAAAAACAGATAAAATCATAGTGAAATTTGCTGATGGAGTAGAGCTTGTAGACTTTATCAACAATATAAATCAAAAAAATATATTTAAAAAAATAAAACAAGTCCAACATCTTGAATTAATTAACGCTTATGTATTTGAATTTTCCAGTGTTGAAGAAGCAGATAAAGCAGTAGATGTATTTAACGCTTATGTAGAGGTTGTTTATGCTGAACCAAATTATTTGAGAAGTCAAAATTAG
- a CDS encoding MOSC domain-containing protein — MTEGRIYAISISPERGQLKKEVVDADVIENYGIEKDGHAGEWGRQITCLNWTRVQETNKAHELNAGPGDFAENILIEGIDFSSLSVGSRFKLGTSVVLEVTQIGKEDHPSIVSRTFGVSLLPSEGLFCKVIRGGKIKKGDLVKVV, encoded by the coding sequence ATGACTGAAGGAAGGATATATGCTATTTCTATTAGCCCAGAGCGAGGACAGCTAAAAAAAGAAGTGGTTGATGCTGATGTTATAGAAAACTATGGGATAGAAAAAGATGGGCATGCAGGAGAATGGGGGCGTCAAATTACTTGTCTCAACTGGACCCGCGTGCAAGAGACAAATAAGGCACATGAGCTAAATGCTGGTCCAGGTGATTTTGCAGAGAATATTTTAATAGAGGGGATAGACTTTTCAAGTTTATCGGTTGGCAGCAGGTTTAAATTGGGTACAAGTGTTGTTTTAGAAGTTACCCAGATTGGTAAAGAGGATCATCCCAGTATTGTTAGCAGAACCTTTGGTGTAAGTCTTTTGCCAAGCGAAGGGTTATTCTGCAAAGTGATACGGGGTGGTAAAATAAAAAAAGGAGATTTGGTGAAGGTGGTATAA
- a CDS encoding iron-sulfur cluster carrier protein MrpORP, with protein MSENCNQNCNTYSHDRDFSSFSAKPHELSNIKKVVGVVSGKGGVGKSLVTSMLAVTMNRRGYKTAILDADITGPSIPKAFGVKGKAVGNELGLFPMKSKTGIDIMSINLLLDNDTDPVVWRGPIIANTVKQFWTDVIWSDVDFLFIDMPPGTGDVPLTVFQSIAVDGIVIVTSPQELVSMIVSKAVKMAEMMNIPIIGLIENMSYFKCTDCNKEYKIFGESHIEEIAEKHNIDVLAKLPIDPKVSAACDKGKIEFFDGNWLDNIAKYLVMENGGKKMKIAVASENGMVAEHFGHCEGFYIFDVEGNQIVSSKSIPNPGHKPGFLPNFLNDMGVNVIISGGMGGGAIDIFNEKGIEVITGAAGNAQVAAEEYLRGNLKSTASVCHEHQHHSECGH; from the coding sequence ATGAGCGAAAATTGTAATCAAAATTGTAATACATACAGTCATGACCGTGATTTTTCCAGTTTTTCCGCTAAACCCCATGAGCTAAGTAATATCAAAAAAGTTGTTGGCGTTGTCAGTGGCAAAGGCGGGGTAGGAAAATCATTGGTCACTTCTATGCTTGCAGTAACCATGAATCGAAGAGGGTATAAAACAGCTATTCTTGATGCTGATATAACAGGACCATCGATACCTAAAGCATTTGGTGTTAAGGGAAAAGCAGTAGGAAATGAATTAGGTCTATTTCCTATGAAAAGTAAGACAGGTATTGATATCATGTCCATTAATCTACTTTTGGACAATGACACAGATCCTGTGGTTTGGAGGGGGCCAATTATCGCTAACACAGTAAAACAATTTTGGACAGATGTTATATGGAGCGATGTTGATTTTCTGTTTATTGATATGCCCCCTGGTACAGGGGATGTACCCCTTACAGTATTTCAATCCATAGCAGTAGACGGCATTGTCATTGTAACATCTCCACAGGAATTGGTTTCAATGATCGTGTCCAAGGCGGTTAAAATGGCAGAAATGATGAATATACCCATTATAGGATTAATAGAAAATATGTCTTATTTTAAGTGTACAGATTGCAATAAGGAATACAAAATATTTGGAGAGAGTCATATTGAGGAAATCGCAGAAAAGCATAATATCGATGTTCTTGCAAAGTTGCCAATCGACCCTAAAGTCTCAGCAGCCTGTGACAAAGGTAAGATAGAATTTTTTGATGGGAATTGGCTTGATAATATTGCAAAGTATTTAGTTATGGAAAATGGAGGGAAAAAAATGAAAATTGCAGTAGCTAGTGAAAATGGTATGGTTGCAGAGCATTTTGGTCATTGTGAGGGTTTTTATATTTTTGATGTGGAAGGCAATCAAATTGTTAGCAGTAAATCTATACCTAACCCTGGACATAAGCCGGGATTCTTGCCGAATTTTTTGAATGATATGGGTGTAAATGTTATTATTTCTGGTGGCATGGGGGGAGGTGCAATTGATATTTTTAATGAAAAAGGTATAGAAGTAATTACAGGAGCTGCAGGAAATGCGCAAGTTGCAGCAGAAGAGTATTTACGAGGTAATCTTAAATCCACAGCCTCTGTGTGTCATGAACATCAACACCATAGTGAATGTGGACACTAA
- a CDS encoding transposase-like zinc-binding domain-containing protein — protein sequence MGVDSTSSNSLLAIKGGEPEDDIKCPHCKSLEVIKHGKVKEKQRYRCKECTKTFSDTTLTPFAYSKKALSKWEEYANCFVEGYSLRKTAGIVGISLETAFIWRHKILDAIRLNVYR from the coding sequence ATGGGGGTTGATTCCACTAGTAGCAACTCACTTCTTGCAATAAAAGGTGGTGAACCAGAAGATGATATAAAATGCCCTCATTGTAAATCTTTAGAGGTAATTAAGCATGGCAAGGTTAAGGAAAAGCAAAGATATCGTTGTAAAGAGTGTACCAAGACCTTTTCTGATACAACTCTCACCCCTTTTGCGTATAGTAAAAAGGCTTTATCAAAGTGGGAAGAATATGCCAATTGCTTTGTAGAAGGATATTCCCTTAGAAAAACAGCTGGGATTGTTGGGATTAGCCTTGAAACAGCCTTTATTTGGAGGCATAAAATCCTTGATGCAATTAGATTAAATGTTTATCGATAA
- a CDS encoding ATP-binding protein — translation MKQLLILSGKGGTGKTTVASAFIKLSNAKAYADCDVDAPNLHLVMKHLTKPRSTDYYGLPKAEIDGKLCVQCDLCRQNCRFDAIHVKDTYNVDNYACEGCGVCETICPAAAISLKPAKAGELMLYVDETVFSTAQLKMGSGTSGMLVTEVKRQMKSASENNVVAIIDGSPGIGCPVIASLSGVDMVLIVAEPSISGISDMKRIIKTAEKFQIKTVVCINKYNTNIENTEKIEAYCKKIGLPFVGRIPFDPNAVKAINNGKSLVDIDCIAGQAIKAIFEKTLNIL, via the coding sequence ATGAAACAGTTACTCATCCTTAGTGGCAAAGGAGGTACAGGAAAAACAACAGTTGCCAGTGCCTTTATAAAGTTATCAAATGCCAAAGCCTATGCAGATTGTGATGTGGATGCACCTAATTTGCATCTCGTTATGAAGCACTTAACAAAACCGAGATCAACAGACTATTATGGACTACCTAAAGCAGAAATAGATGGGAAATTATGTGTTCAATGTGATCTGTGTAGGCAAAATTGCCGTTTTGATGCAATCCATGTAAAGGATACATACAACGTAGATAATTATGCTTGTGAAGGCTGCGGTGTCTGCGAAACAATTTGTCCAGCGGCAGCGATATCTCTTAAACCTGCAAAAGCAGGAGAGTTAATGCTTTATGTAGATGAAACAGTGTTTTCCACTGCTCAGCTTAAAATGGGAAGTGGTACATCTGGAATGCTGGTCACTGAGGTAAAAAGACAGATGAAATCCGCATCTGAAAATAACGTAGTGGCAATCATAGATGGATCGCCCGGTATAGGATGTCCAGTGATAGCATCCTTGAGCGGTGTCGATATGGTTTTAATCGTAGCGGAGCCTTCTATATCCGGCATCAGCGATATGAAACGTATTATTAAAACAGCAGAAAAATTTCAAATAAAAACTGTTGTTTGTATCAATAAATATAATACCAATATTGAAAACACAGAAAAAATAGAGGCATATTGCAAAAAAATAGGTTTACCTTTTGTAGGAAGAATTCCCTTTGACCCAAATGCTGTAAAAGCTATTAACAATGGTAAAAGTCTTGTTGATATTGATTGCATAGCGGGTCAAGCAATAAAAGCTATCTTTGAGAAAACCTTAAATATACTATAA
- a CDS encoding SprT-like domain-containing protein, whose amino-acid sequence MIPFIQYKLEGKIIKKKRDIVYKSLIEASPNINNGNIKEISETDLELLFSLYNQVFLENRLKKDFKGTFSFSLSKRMTKSAGLILYSKNINKMKSEGEKIEIRIGVDFFLQYDLLEGKKTVCGIDTKNSLEALQLVFEHEICHAIEYIYFKKSSCKGERFKTISNNLFGHTESYHQLPTYRQIANKKLGLKIGDQVSFTFQGKKVDGIIYRINKRATVMVKDKKGQFIDKEGNRYIKYYVPLTAF is encoded by the coding sequence ATGATTCCATTTATACAGTACAAGCTGGAGGGAAAAATAATCAAGAAAAAACGTGATATTGTATATAAATCACTGATAGAAGCATCACCTAACATAAACAACGGCAATATTAAGGAGATATCAGAAACAGACTTAGAACTATTGTTCAGTCTTTATAATCAAGTGTTTTTAGAAAATAGGCTTAAAAAGGATTTTAAGGGTACATTTTCTTTTTCATTATCTAAACGTATGACGAAAAGTGCAGGACTTATTCTTTATTCTAAAAACATAAATAAGATGAAATCAGAAGGAGAGAAAATTGAGATTCGTATTGGGGTAGATTTCTTTTTACAGTATGATCTTTTAGAAGGAAAGAAAACAGTTTGTGGTATAGACACCAAAAACAGCCTTGAAGCCTTACAACTTGTTTTTGAACATGAAATTTGCCATGCTATAGAATATATTTATTTCAAAAAATCAAGCTGCAAAGGAGAACGATTCAAAACTATCTCTAATAATCTGTTTGGACATACTGAAAGTTATCATCAGCTACCAACTTATAGACAGATAGCAAACAAGAAGTTAGGACTTAAAATAGGGGATCAAGTGTCTTTTACTTTTCAAGGAAAAAAAGTCGACGGTATTATTTATAGAATAAATAAACGGGCTACAGTTATGGTAAAGGATAAAAAAGGACAGTTTATAGACAAAGAAGGAAATCGGTATATTAAATATTACGTTCCATTAACTGCATTTTAA
- a CDS encoding ABC transporter ATP-binding protein has product MKIVETINLNKNFGNNNILNDFNLCINEQEIITITGKSGCGKSTLLNIIGLLDECTSGSLFINGKQISKITSKEAVLLRRYHIGYIFQNYALIDRDTVEENLKLALRYSSEKDNKGIIQQALAKVGLENYEKKKIYELSGGEQQRVAIARVFIKPCSVILADEPTGSLDSANKLLVLNLLEQLRQEGKAVIIVTHDLDIAERFDRNIQLESASAM; this is encoded by the coding sequence ATGAAAATTGTTGAAACAATAAATCTCAATAAAAATTTCGGTAACAATAATATACTTAATGACTTTAATTTGTGTATTAATGAGCAAGAAATTATTACCATAACAGGCAAAAGCGGGTGTGGAAAAAGTACTTTATTGAATATAATTGGTTTGTTGGACGAATGCACATCCGGTTCCTTATTCATCAATGGGAAGCAAATCTCAAAGATAACTTCCAAGGAAGCTGTATTATTACGAAGGTACCATATAGGGTATATTTTTCAAAATTATGCACTTATTGATAGGGATACCGTTGAGGAAAATTTAAAGCTTGCTCTACGATATAGCTCTGAAAAAGATAATAAAGGCATAATCCAGCAAGCTCTAGCCAAAGTTGGTCTTGAAAATTATGAAAAGAAGAAAATTTATGAACTTTCCGGTGGAGAACAGCAAAGAGTAGCCATAGCGAGGGTTTTTATTAAACCATGCAGTGTCATTTTAGCTGATGAACCGACTGGATCTTTAGATTCAGCTAATAAGCTTTTGGTACTGAACTTATTGGAACAGCTGAGACAAGAAGGTAAGGCCGTTATTATCGTTACGCACGATTTGGATATCGCAGAAAGATTCGACCGGAATATCCAACTGGAATCGGCATCGGCTATGTAA
- a CDS encoding DUF1430 domain-containing protein has translation MIKKIYNGLILFFFIAILIFYGSGLAIREYNKITNEFFNATIYLNTTVSQENTIRELKAIADEYDLTVAKFIPENNSGIDIFVYSHKNKYIHDFLFSNRFIKDLNYDQTITYSNDLTEINAEMIQTFFNKGIFIRPLDHLKNIGVEGKYALNVDDASNLENLLNEINNRYGNSLTMYYNQRLQNTFTGDVNSLKYNYGMILIVMLFITLLTSFLYDIKGRKKEIAVKRLLGYGTEVVFYDIFIKQAVKPMVFSVLLSQLIVIPFFVLNKNIKSLDILKYFLKGSLKFSIPFAAVFMTAFALFLLINIASKSEKIHIVSYIKGKKPSKNTLSVFVKMGSTLIIIVAFGISAVSWNFISEKKEAVHRWEETKNYATLNIYVPDHIFHNKKRAAEFEQTHKIIWNYLNEKNGLLFYKTTNQINENSFFINNQEVDVPFVYINENYLIENPILDATGNRISSVDNRDNNAITVLVPMRYKFHEEELRQTIHKKHVYDKYISEDIIRERITGEKNTTDLSKENLNNPSIMEKFIYIKDNQSLFTYTAGGDFITDGILAIVTGENMGLNVYTPSFTSMNVKYDDINELNREISVLFNDLGYGEVETDFASVYQQNAEDVQYFKNLMGFSLIVFVLSLIFLVLSLLFYLEIYFQNNKKRIAIKNFLGFNFFSRNKKVFIGLFLQDAMIILISLAISFFISNKVVGIQILKPILASCLLALLFDTLCSALVLKGRESKFMVETLKGE, from the coding sequence ATGATTAAGAAAATATACAACGGGTTGATCCTTTTTTTCTTTATTGCTATTTTGATTTTTTACGGAAGTGGTCTGGCGATACGGGAATATAACAAAATTACCAATGAATTTTTTAATGCCACCATATACTTAAACACGACGGTTAGTCAGGAAAACACCATTAGAGAGCTGAAAGCAATAGCAGATGAATATGATTTGACTGTTGCTAAATTCATTCCAGAGAATAACAGCGGGATAGATATATTCGTCTACTCCCACAAAAATAAATATATACATGACTTTTTATTCTCCAATAGGTTTATCAAAGACTTGAATTATGATCAAACTATCACATATTCCAATGATTTAACAGAAATAAATGCAGAGATGATTCAAACCTTTTTCAATAAAGGGATTTTTATCAGACCTTTAGATCACCTGAAAAATATAGGTGTAGAGGGAAAATATGCATTAAATGTTGATGACGCCTCTAATTTAGAAAATTTACTCAATGAAATTAATAATAGATACGGAAATAGCTTGACAATGTACTATAATCAAAGGCTGCAAAACACCTTTACTGGAGATGTAAACAGCCTCAAATATAATTATGGTATGATTTTAATTGTAATGCTTTTTATTACTCTGCTTACATCTTTTTTATATGATATCAAAGGCCGAAAAAAAGAAATTGCCGTTAAAAGACTTTTAGGATACGGTACAGAAGTCGTTTTTTATGATATTTTTATAAAACAGGCTGTAAAACCCATGGTGTTTTCTGTATTATTATCGCAATTGATAGTTATTCCTTTTTTTGTGCTTAATAAAAACATAAAAAGTTTGGATATCCTAAAGTATTTTTTGAAGGGTTCTCTAAAATTCTCAATTCCCTTTGCTGCAGTTTTCATGACTGCCTTTGCCCTTTTTTTGCTTATTAACATTGCAAGCAAATCAGAGAAAATACATATAGTGTCTTATATAAAGGGCAAGAAACCTTCTAAGAATACTTTAAGTGTTTTCGTAAAAATGGGCTCCACCTTAATCATCATAGTTGCTTTTGGCATATCAGCCGTTTCCTGGAATTTTATTTCTGAAAAAAAGGAAGCTGTTCATCGATGGGAAGAGACAAAAAATTATGCTACTTTAAATATTTATGTACCTGACCACATCTTTCATAATAAGAAAAGAGCAGCTGAGTTTGAACAAACCCATAAGATAATTTGGAACTATCTCAATGAAAAAAACGGCCTCTTGTTTTATAAGACGACTAATCAGATTAATGAAAATTCTTTCTTCATCAATAATCAGGAGGTGGATGTGCCCTTCGTGTATATAAATGAAAATTATCTCATCGAAAATCCGATTTTAGATGCAACGGGAAACAGGATAAGCTCCGTAGATAACAGGGATAATAATGCAATCACCGTCCTTGTTCCTATGCGCTATAAATTCCATGAAGAGGAATTAAGGCAAACAATACATAAAAAGCATGTTTACGACAAATATATTTCTGAGGATATTATTAGGGAACGGATTACTGGTGAGAAAAACACCACAGATCTTTCAAAAGAAAATTTAAACAACCCCAGCATAATGGAAAAATTTATATACATAAAAGACAATCAATCATTATTCACTTATACTGCTGGAGGAGATTTTATTACCGATGGTATCTTAGCTATCGTGACTGGAGAAAACATGGGATTAAACGTATATACTCCATCTTTTACCAGCATGAATGTAAAGTATGATGATATTAATGAGTTAAATAGAGAAATAAGCGTGCTCTTCAACGATTTAGGCTATGGAGAAGTAGAGACAGATTTTGCCTCTGTATATCAGCAAAATGCTGAAGATGTTCAATATTTCAAAAATCTGATGGGCTTCAGTCTGATTGTATTTGTATTGAGTCTTATATTTTTGGTTCTCTCTTTGCTTTTTTATCTGGAAATATATTTTCAAAATAATAAAAAAAGGATTGCGATTAAGAATTTCCTAGGATTCAATTTCTTTTCAAGAAACAAAAAGGTTTTTATCGGCTTATTTCTTCAGGATGCAATGATTATTTTAATAAGCTTAGCAATTAGTTTTTTTATAAGCAATAAAGTCGTAGGAATTCAAATTCTTAAACCTATTTTAGCAAGCTGTTTACTAGCGCTGTTGTTTGATACACTTTGTTCTGCTTTAGTTTTAAAGGGACGAGAAAGTAAATTTATGGTAGAAACATTAAAGGGGGAATAA
- a CDS encoding sugar diacid recognition domain-containing protein yields the protein MFKLDVNFAQQLVELINEVTQQNANIFGEGGVIIASTQKERIGNIHDGAKKILAGEVAEIAITEEMAKTMQGAKPGYNIGIDFGDGNLAAIGISGDPEVVKPIALITSHVIKLEYKREFFMSQLSVMASDINLSLQSSTAGLEELAATSDEHVANATTIHETMKEVKARMMNTSQIIHLLKTISKQANILGINAAIEASRLGNAGKGFQIVAQEIGKLAGTTAKSSKEIETIIVDIQNLVNEISSNLEKNVVATQEQYGVLQNLTKEQENIAAAVDSFNQSIVG from the coding sequence ATGTTTAAACTTGATGTCAACTTTGCACAACAACTAGTAGAGTTAATTAATGAAGTAACACAGCAGAATGCCAATATTTTTGGTGAAGGCGGAGTGATCATCGCTTCAACACAAAAAGAGAGAATTGGCAATATTCATGATGGTGCCAAAAAAATTCTAGCGGGTGAAGTAGCAGAAATAGCTATAACAGAGGAAATGGCTAAAACCATGCAGGGTGCAAAGCCTGGTTATAATATAGGGATTGATTTTGGAGATGGTAACTTAGCAGCTATTGGTATTTCCGGTGATCCAGAAGTGGTAAAACCTATTGCATTAATTACAAGTCATGTAATTAAGTTAGAATATAAAAGAGAGTTTTTTATGAGTCAGCTTAGCGTAATGGCATCAGATATAAATCTAAGCTTACAAAGTTCAACTGCGGGACTTGAAGAGTTAGCAGCTACGTCAGATGAACATGTTGCAAATGCTACAACGATTCATGAGACTATGAAGGAAGTAAAAGCTAGAATGATGAATACCAGTCAGATCATTCATTTACTAAAGACGATTTCTAAGCAAGCTAATATATTAGGAATTAATGCAGCCATTGAAGCATCTAGATTAGGTAATGCAGGAAAAGGCTTCCAGATTGTTGCACAGGAGATCGGTAAACTAGCAGGTACAACTGCCAAGTCCAGCAAGGAAATTGAAACGATCATAGTAGATATCCAGAACTTAGTAAATGAAATTTCATCAAATTTAGAAAAAAATGTGGTGGCGACGCAAGAACAGTATGGTGTTTTACAAAACCTTACAAAGGAACAGGAAAATATAGCAGCAGCTGTTGATAGTTTTAACCAATCAATCGTAGGTTAA